From a single Micromonospora sp. WMMD1102 genomic region:
- a CDS encoding MBL fold metallo-hydrolase — protein MLVAGFPADAFGTNCYVLATAPGEQCVVVDPGIGVLDRLDDVLAEHRLRPAAVLLTHGHLDHTFSVAPVCGARGIPAYVHPGDRELLADPAKGLSMDLAQLFGGRLLYTEPEDVAELTDGATLALAGLEITVDHAPGHTGGSVLFRLPGTGPAVRSGLPLPPGVDWAAEQICLAGDVLFAGSIGRTDLPGGSPSTMVRSLREKILPLADDTVVLPGHGPATSIGRERASNPYLIEAAGLDGPAVAPSRGW, from the coding sequence GTGCTCGTCGCCGGCTTTCCCGCGGACGCCTTCGGCACCAACTGCTATGTGCTGGCCACCGCGCCCGGGGAACAGTGTGTCGTCGTCGACCCCGGCATCGGGGTGCTGGACCGGCTCGACGACGTGCTGGCCGAGCACCGGCTGCGGCCGGCCGCCGTCCTGCTGACCCACGGTCACCTCGACCACACCTTCTCGGTCGCGCCGGTCTGCGGTGCCCGGGGCATCCCGGCGTACGTGCACCCCGGCGACCGCGAGCTGCTCGCCGACCCGGCCAAGGGGCTCTCGATGGACCTGGCCCAACTGTTCGGCGGCCGGCTGCTCTACACCGAGCCGGAGGACGTGGCCGAGCTGACCGACGGGGCGACCCTGGCGCTGGCCGGGCTGGAGATCACCGTCGACCACGCGCCGGGCCATACCGGCGGGTCGGTGCTGTTCCGGCTGCCGGGCACGGGCCCGGCCGTCCGGTCCGGCCTGCCCCTTCCACCGGGCGTGGACTGGGCGGCGGAGCAGATCTGCCTGGCGGGCGACGTGCTGTTCGCCGGGTCGATCGGCCGCACCGACCTGCCGGGCGGCAGCCCGTCGACGATGGTGCGCAGCCTGCGGGAGAAGATCCTTCCGCTGGCCGACGACACAGTCGTGCTGCCCGGCCACGGCCCCGCGACCAGCATCGGCCGCGAGCGGGCGAGCAACCCCTACCTGATCGAGGCCGCCGGCCTCGACGGGCCGGCGGTCGCACCCTCCCGGGGCTGGTGA
- a CDS encoding peptidylprolyl isomerase, whose translation MASSRDRQRKLARAKLDRQMARRAATARRRRQIRAGIGSAVALLLIVLGSFWALGGFDRDPAEDSAAPETCTWTTQDAQANTNLKDVGKPPTRDLPTTGTRPMTVTTDQGAPVTVELDLASAPCAAASFTHLAGKSFFDNTKCHELTTEGALRCGDPSGTGQGGPTYTFFSENTPDAPAASPSADPSASASPPASPSPSPGASTPAAPLYPAGTVAMIGNPPGANGSQFLIFFKDFSPAQPNYPIIGRVTGGLDVIKKIGAMETVDNGSGVKIKPKTDVVIQSLTVGEPASADPTAVPSAATPTPTAPSASPTVAGQS comes from the coding sequence GTGGCTTCCAGCAGGGACCGGCAGCGCAAACTCGCGCGGGCCAAGCTCGACCGGCAGATGGCCCGCCGGGCGGCCACGGCCCGGCGCAGGCGGCAGATCCGGGCCGGCATCGGCTCCGCCGTCGCGCTGCTGCTGATCGTGCTGGGCTCGTTCTGGGCGCTCGGCGGCTTCGACCGCGACCCGGCCGAGGACAGCGCCGCCCCCGAGACGTGCACCTGGACCACCCAGGACGCCCAGGCGAACACGAACCTCAAGGATGTCGGCAAGCCGCCCACCCGGGACCTGCCCACCACCGGCACCCGACCGATGACGGTCACCACCGACCAGGGCGCCCCGGTCACCGTCGAGCTGGACCTGGCGAGCGCGCCGTGCGCGGCGGCCAGCTTCACCCACCTGGCCGGGAAGTCGTTCTTCGACAACACCAAGTGCCACGAGCTGACCACCGAGGGGGCGCTGCGCTGCGGCGACCCGAGCGGGACCGGTCAGGGCGGCCCGACGTACACGTTCTTCAGCGAGAACACCCCGGACGCCCCGGCGGCCAGCCCGTCGGCCGACCCGTCGGCCAGCGCCAGCCCCCCGGCGAGCCCGTCGCCCAGCCCCGGCGCCAGCACGCCGGCCGCGCCGCTCTACCCGGCCGGCACCGTCGCGATGATCGGCAACCCGCCCGGCGCCAACGGCAGCCAGTTCCTGATCTTCTTCAAGGACTTCAGCCCGGCCCAGCCGAACTATCCGATCATCGGTCGGGTGACCGGCGGGCTCGACGTGATCAAGAAGATCGGCGCCATGGAAACCGTGGACAATGGTTCCGGCGTCAAAATCAAGCCGAAGACCGACGTGGTGATCCAGAGCCTCACCGTCGGTGAACCGGCGTCGGCGGACCCGACGGCGGTGCCGTCGGCGGCGACCCCGACGCCTACCGCGCCGTCGGCCAGCCCGACGGTCGCCGGACAGTCCTGA